The Lolium rigidum isolate FL_2022 chromosome 2, APGP_CSIRO_Lrig_0.1, whole genome shotgun sequence genomic interval CTGGAGTGTGTACTGCTCGTAGACCAGGGTATGCTGgcgtcgtggtcctctttgtcgtTTTGATCTTCTTCAAATGAAAATCATTAGGTCTCCTTTCTCTAAGCGAGCTTGTTGCAGGTGGTGACCCAAGCAAGGTTCCTACCAAGACTAAAAATACAGTCCCACAACCTGTTGTATACAAAACCCAGATCAAGACAAATAACATCTGAGAGGCGCTTCCACGAAAAAAAAATGCTTCAAACTTATTTCACAGAATATGTAAAGGATGCGTCTAGCGCTTGGAAAAGTTAGGAAAATGGCCACTAGAACtataaaaaaaggaagaaaaaaaatgcaATTACAGGTAAAACTGAATGTGCTATTGCACAATGGTTCCATATGCTATTGCAAGTGCACACATGAAGGGAAACATTCGTGGCAACTGCACTTACAAGAGGATTAAAAAAATGCAATTGAAAAAAGGGGCACAAACAATACCTAAAGGACAAAAGGGGCCTCACCCCAGCACTGGCAGAAAGATCCACAAATCAACCTTTGTAATCAAACACAAACAATTCAGCCCAGAACAAACCACAACAAACAAAAACCACCAACTCTAGTCAGCAAGGGCGGATCCGAAAATATAAAATCTCTTTTACCTAGTCTAGTATTTGAGTTAATCCCACGTGTATATTAGGTGCAAACAAGTTAGACTGGCATATAATTGTGGTCAAAACTCCAAACTAGTGAAGCAACCCGTCTATTTTAGGACAATGTGAATACAATAGGGAAACTTTTAAGTTTTGCAACCCCACTGATATTATCCTAGATCTGCCACTAGCAGCCAGACTGCCAGAATCTTGACAAACCATCCAAGGGTAGAACAATCGACCGAGCGCTAAGATGAATCTTTAGCCAAGAACTAGCAAAAGCGACATATAAAACATCTAACAAAAAAATTGTAAAAAAATCTAACAAAACACGGTCAGCACTCCTTGCAAACGCTAAACTTATTTAATATCCAATTGATTCTCCCACAGACACCTACTCCCTTAACAAAATGTAGCGTTGGACACTTGGACTTGAAGGTGACAGGAAGCAACAAGGAGCATCAAAACCTGCTACACCATTTCTTGAAAAACAAAGGAAGAATCCAAACCTGCTAACCCAGGCACATTACACTAAAATTGATTTAGACATAGTCGTTGCTGCGTCCACGGAAGCTTAATTATCATGATGCAGGTAGGAAGACATAGTCGTTGCACACACAAGGCTAGCTAACAACATCCATATGGCCATATGGGAtcataaaacagaaaaaaaaaaacgaTATAATGATATGTTTTTCACGCACCTGCAACCTGTGCTGCGTTTAGGGTAGGGCAGCAGGTGCAGACCTCGGCGCAGACTTGGACGAGCGTCTCCTCCAGCGTCGGTACCCGGCAAAGGACGGCCATGATGGCGGCGAAATTAAACCCGCGTCCCTGCCAAACAAATTATTTTGACGACATGCTTATGCTTGAGCCCGATTCGTCACGGATCGGATGAACATGTTTGCATTAAGGCTTAGCATGGAACATATAAGAATCCCTACGTATTCTACAACCCAAAATTCGTGCAGCAGTATTTCGAGCGTTGAAGGTTTTCTAATTTAACTAAACTATTATTCTGAAATTTACCTGTGAACACCAGATTAGGACGATCGAGTACACacacgccgcaaaacctcaccacTAAACCTAGATCTGATTTACTCCCTTCGTATCTAGAAAAAAGTTACGACAGTTATTTTAGAACGGAGGAAGTAGAACGGATTAATATGCTGTCCTTGCGGCGGCTACTCTCCGTGGCAGGTATAGGGATCGATCGTCGCGGTGGGAGTAAAGTGCTCAGAAGCACGAGGAAGATCGGAATCGGAATAGATATGTAATTGCTTGCAGCTCACGTATAGTACAGTAGTTTCCTTTTTTTTCACGGTACTAGCGTATAGTATCCGAACTATGCACCCCGGTTTCCTCTTCGTGTACGTATGAGTACATGAACACCGGTACTACATCTTCACGAATCACGACCGTACACGTAGGCTTTTGTCACCACCAAACACACTCATTGTCGTCCACCAAACACACTCCCTCTCAATATACGAGGTCAACAATCACCAGTTCCTTCCCGTTTCCGTTGATTATCCTCAAGCAGACACAACCAAATCTCTAGTTCAGACGCGCCTGGTTAATTATTATACACTCATACCTAACCTGGTTTGATTGACTCAGTGTGAGTAAGGCACATGGAAAGACTATACTGTCTATACGTCAAGAAAAATAGCAATAGAAAGTACAGTACAAGACGTGAGAGCACAGTACTTAACGAAAAAAAGACATGACCATTGAACAGGTCACAGCATGCATGTGCCCAGGCCCGACTGAGACACTGAGTGCGTCGAATTCAGGCGGGAAGTCGTCCTGAAAACTGCAACAACCGCGCGTCTTGCAACAAGGTCAACGGCCGTGTGTTCTGGCCTTCAGGTCAAAGCGTTCACAAATCATGGCGTCATGGTTGGTTGGCGAGATTGCGATTCAACTGAATCACATCACCACCGAAACCTACAGCTCCAGACAGAATATTCGTGGGGTAGATATCAGACGAGGACTACCAAAAGAACATCCACCCAGTTGTGTCAATCCTTTTCTTTCCTCCAAAATGATTGCCTAGGGTAATTCCATGTTCCATCCCCCGATTCATGCAATGAAAAAGAGATCGCCGTCAAGCATTCCACTCAATCTGGATCACTACTCTTATGTTTCCAGTACAAACATTCTCCAGCTATGAGAAGCAGCCAAGCATTACAATCAATCTGGATTATACCGCACTACTCTTATGTTTCTAGTGCAGCAGCCAGATGACATGAAGTTTCGGCATCTCTCTAGTACAGCAGCCATATGGCATGAAGTTTCAGCATCTTAGGCACAATCACGTAACTTACCAAGACTGGGATAGCTTAAAAATATAGGGCTGTTATATGATGCGGTTCTAAGGACAGACATGAAAAGATCTTGCAGATCAAACGCTAGAGACTGCTAGTGTGAATAAGACTCATGATGATGGCTCTAGCAGCCCACTGCTCGCGTCGTCTTCATCATATCTGGCACGATGCTTTCGAGCAAGCAGGTACTTCTCAAACTCCTTCAGGTAATCCAGGAGCAGCACGATGGTGAAGAGAAGGAACCCACCAAAGTAgttgccgccgccaccaccccctccacccccgccgccTCCTTTGCCGAAACGGAACGGAGGGAACCCACCGCTTCCATCGTCCAGTTTAGGTgcttgagttttacctatgtcacAGGAAAGAAACTAGTAAGTTCTAGTCGATTGCCCGCTATGATGGGTAGAAAAAAGTTCTTGCAGTGTGAGAACTGCAAGAAAAAGCAGCACCTTTGGGATCAGATCTCTTGGCAGTCGCAGTTGAAGATTTGCGCTGAACACTCTGGGTTTGAGCAGCTTTGCATCTTACACTCTGCAGCAAATAGAGTTGTTAACTAAAGAATCTATACTGAAGCAGGTCATAAGCAATTGACCAAGCTGGCCCTTTCCCTTCCAATTTGGGCGTTCAGAACTGAAGAAAAGCATCACAAGTCGCCTGATACAATACATTTATATTTCACAAAGCTCTAAAATCACTAGGTAGAAAGTGAACCATGAGAGGCCTATGATCTTTTCTACTCCCAACTTCACATTTTGGACATGAAAATATCATAATATATACTCCTTCTAAATTAGATTTTAACAATCTAAAAAGAAATACTCTAATCAAATTTGAGTGTTAAGCTCTGAACGTTGTCCACTCAATTTACGAGTAGGCTGATCCAAACAGATATGGTACCATCAAATATTCTGACTTACCCTCACTGTTGCTTTATTAGTAGAAAATTCCCCTTTAAACGAGATGCAGTTAACTTGAGTTCTCTGAAATTGTGAACCTACACAAGCAGTAACATAATCATAAACATCTCAAATGACACACGTTAGGGATAAAAACAAATACTCCCTCTGACCCCATTTAATTGACACGGATTTAAACTGGACATAGCATATTTTAATGTATGGCTAGAGGGAGTACCAAATATGAAAATGCTAGGCAAGACAGCATTCAGGCCATGTTCTCATGTGATAAGACCTATAACTGCTCAGAAGCGAAATGGTGTAATCTTAATCTTTCAATACTCACTCCATTGAAGGAGGATGGAAGGGACAGATCGATACATGGGCCATTGATAGAAGATCTGAAGCTTGCTCTTCGAGATTTCGATCAGGTCAAGATCAGAGCTGTGCGCCGCACAGCTAATGTAGTGGCTGATAAGTTAGCTAAGGTAGGCTGCGGTAATAAGTTGTGTAAGACTTGGTTTAGTCAGGCGCCGGACTTTATTGTAGCTGCGCTTGCTGATGATCTGTGTGACGATGTTTAAATAAAATGCAGCCTATTCCTCTCAAAAAAAATACTCACTCCATTCCTTATCATAAGGTCTATTAGTTTTctggaaagtcaaactatactagCTTCGACCAACTTGCTAGAAAAAAACTATCAACTTCCATAACATCAAATCCGTACCTTAGATTTGTCATGAAGTGGTATATTTTagtattttatttattatttaATATAGTAGGCATTGATAGTTTTTTCAAAACACTAGGTCAAAGTTAGTGTAGTTTGACTTTTCATCAGAAAACTAATACACCGTAAAATAATGAACGCAGGGAGTACCATAGTTGTACCAAGTTTCCTGAACAAAATCATGAGGGTTGTAGAGTTGTGAAAGAGGCAATAAAAAGAATGAAACTAAGATAAGCTGGTACTGCAAACTAGCAGATAATGAAAAAAGCTTTCCAAACGTTGTAACCAAATAACTTTtctcacagagagaaggcgaaacaATTAATGCGGGCATTGAGGAAAGGAGAGGAACACTGTGAAATCACTTAACGAAGTAGTGATTTGAGAGTGATAGACTAGTTTAAGGATAACCTTAACATAACTACCTCAATACATTAGTAATTGTTTCACTTACGAACACTACATTTTTTGTCCTACAGTTGAACAACTATTTCTGGTGGTTCTTAGAATCGCGAAAGTACCTGTTTCTATAATCTAGAATAGTAAGAAGCCAACAAGGAATCCAAAGAATAATCGGAGAAAACATATATCGACAAAATTGAGTATAAGAAAACTCATTCGCAGCCTCCGGACCTTTTGCTAAAGTAACTCAAAGGTCAAGGCTACATCAGGAAGATTGCAAAGAAAAGGAAATTGTTAGGGTCCGTTCATAATACAGAAACTTCACAGAAAATAGTTCAATCCTGGCAAGACTCAGGAAGTTCTCCATGGTTGGGGAAAATGTAAAATTACCACTTTCATTTATCTTTATGATTATTAGGTCTCATACTGGATGATGCTGGATCAGGTAAAACTTTCACACTAAGAAGAGAAACTGTCACGACATGTACACCCAAATATTAAAATACACTAGCATACAATAGTAATTAGCTAAACAGACACAACATGTAAAATAGTAGATAAGCTATGTATTTGTAAGGTGAGTCAATTTTTATCAAGTATGAATCAGACTTTGTTTTACCCATCCGTCAACATCCAATCATATGGC includes:
- the LOC124689990 gene encoding protein FERTILITY RESTORER RF2, mitochondrial-like; translation: MSSLATGLLPGTVVTNGFTRRIQGSQFQRTQVNCISFKGEFSTNKATVRSVRCKAAQTQSVQRKSSTATAKRSDPKGKTQAPKLDDGSGGFPPFRFGKGGGGGGGGGGGGNYFGGFLLFTIVLLLDYLKEFEKYLLARKHRARYDEDDASSGLLEPSS